A region of the Tissierellales bacterium genome:
CATGAGTCAATCACTGAATTTCGGTAAAAGCGTATCCGATAATGGATGGGGAATGTTTACTACAATGCTTAAATACAAAACAGAACTAGCAGGAAAACAACTTGTAAAGATAGATAAATTCTATCCATCAAGTAAAACCTGCTGCATTTGTGGTATGGTAAAACAAAACCTAAAATTATCAGATAGAATATACACTTGCGAATGTGGCAATTCAATGGATAGAGACTTAAATGCAAGTATAAATATAAAAAATCAGGGCAAACTATTATTACAATATTAGCTACAAACAGGGTAAGGCTTACCCGAAGAGCTTGGTAATTATAGCGACCATGAGCTTGCTATATCCCAAGAAGCCCTCTCAAAACCTTTTTATAGGTTTAGTGGGGGAGCATGTCACGAATTTTGACATTCTTTTTTTACATTTTAGATTCAAATTTGGTATAAAATAACTACAGAAGTAAAATAAGGTGGTGGTTTTAATCAGAGCTAGATATAGAATAAAAATCAGAGGAATAGTATTGCTCATAGTAATTTTCATGTTAATTATAGTGGGTATTAGAAGTTGTGTAAGTCGCGTGAAAAGCGGGGATGAAAGAGAGATTGAAAATGGTGTAGTGGTGAACGATTCTCTATATAAAATCTACATAGATCCAGGGCATGGAGGCAGTGATCCGGGAGCAGAAGGGGATAGAACGGAAGAAAAAGATCTTACACTTAAAGTGGGATTGGCATTAAATGACGTGCTTTTAGAATCTAATTTTCAGACGTATATGAGCCGTGTAGATGATAGTACTATAAATGTAAGAAAACGTCCAGGCATGGCAAATGAAACTGATGCGGATGTGTTTGTCAGCATTCATTTCAATGCGGCTGATCCAAAAAAGATAAATAATTACAGAAGCGTAAGCGGTATAGAAACATTTTATTATGAGAATACTGAATCTGACAGCCCGGTATTAGCAAAATATGTGCAGGAAGCATTAGTTGAAGGACTGGGTTTTAGAGATAGGGGTTATCAACCGGCAGATCATTGTGTGACTAGAGAAACTACAATGCCAGCTATTTTGATAGAGCTTGGTTTTTTGAGTAATTATGATCAGGAAAATTTTTATTTGGAAAAAGAAAACATAGAAAAAGCAGCTAATTGTATAAAAGAAGGAATCGAAAATTATTTTGAAGAGAAAGAAGGAAATAAAGATGTCGATGTTTAGTGGAAAGAATATTGTAATAGGTGTAACTGGAGGTATAGCAGTATACAAAGCAGTTGATTTGGTTAGCAGACTCAAAAAATTAGAAGCAGAAGTCAATGTAATAATGACTGAGAGTGCTAGAGAATTTGTTATGCCGCTGACATTTCAGACAATTTCTAATAACCCTGTCGCGATAGATACATTTGCACCGCCACAGAAGTGGTCAGTTGAGCATATAAGTTTAGCACAAAAAGCAGATTTATTTATGATAGTTCCAGCAACAGCTAATATAATTGGAAAGATGGCAAATGGAATAGCTGATGATATGCTTTCTACTACAGTCATGGCAACAAAAGCTCCAGTGCTTATCGCTCCTGCTATGAACACTGGCATGTATGAAAATGTTATAGTTCAAGATAATATAAAAAAATTAAAATCATTTGGCTATGAATTCGTAGGGCCAGGAGCAGGATTTTTAGCATGTGGAGATATAGGTGCAGGTCGTCTTATAGAAGCGGAGACGATAATATCTAAGGCAGAGGGATTGCTCATTGGTAAGAGAGATTTACTAGGCAAGAAGATACTTGTTACAGCAGGGCCAACACAAGAATCAATTGATCCTGTAAGATACATTACAAATCATTCATCAGGTAAAATGGGGTACGCTATAGCTGAAGCGGCAATTCAAAGAGGTGCAAATGTTACACTGGTTACTGGTCCTACAAATCTTAGAGTTCCAGATGATGTGGAGGTCATTTATACAAAAAGTGCTCAGGAGATGTATGAAGCTGTTTCAGATAGGTTTGAGGATTGTGATATAGTTATACAGTCGGCAGCAGTTGCAGATTATAGACCTAAAAATGTATCAAATCAGAAGATAAAAAAATCTGGAAATCTTCAAATAGAGCTTGATAGAACAAAGGATATAGCTTTTGAAATTGGGAAGAGAAAGAGCAATCAATGTCTAGTTGGTTTCGCAGCGGAAACAGAAAATTTGATAGAAAATGCAAAGGGAAAAATGGAAAGAAAATCATTTGACTATATAGTGGCGAATGATTTGACTGCAAGCGGTGCTGGATTTAAATCTGATACAAATATTGCAACGATATTGTCTGCAAAGGGAATGGTAAAAACATTACCTAAGCTTACTAAGAAAGAATTAGCTCACGAAATCATAAATTCAATTATTAAATAAAGATAAAATAAAACTTGTCAATGGGTATTGAAGTAGAATTCACTAATTCCATAAAAAACCATACGCTATAAACGAAATAATTCGAAAAATGTGGTTTTGAGACTCACAAAAATGCATAAAAGATTTGTTTTAGATGGTGTAAAAAGTTATAATGTGAACAGAAGAAGCATATCGAAGTTTATAGAAGTATTGGGAGGCGCAGTGATGGAAGGAGTATCGTGTAGTAGAGAGGATAATATTTACTATGTACATTTGGAAGAACAAATGTATAGTATTGGAAGCGTGCTTACGGCGGCAAGGCGTTTTGTTGAGGATTATTTTATAAAGGTTGATTATGAGGGCTGTGACGAATATATTGTTAGGTTCAAGCCAAAGGGTGAGTGCGAAAACGCATTTGAAGTAAGAGAATTTTATAGAGAACTTAAAAATCAAGCGTTTGACAGGGGAGAGGGTTGTTTTGAAGGTTACAGTGGATAGAAGAATTTACCTTTTTGAAACAGTAAAGCAAGCAGCAGATGATTTTAGAACGATAATTGATTTGGAAATAAAGTTGAGTGGGAACGATGTAAGTATAGAGTGCGATGACGCTAGAGAATGGCTAGTTGATGAATTTTTGAACTATGTATTGATTGATTTGGCTATAGATTATAGCTAGATTGAAAGTGGAAACTGAGAAATGATAAATAGAAGTTTGAATGAAATAGTTAGTGGAAGATTATAAGTGAAAAGAGTAAAAAGCAAGTGTGGCGTCGGAGTTTGTTGGCGTGTTTACTTGCTTTTTTGATTTTGAAGCAAATAACTTGATGTGAAAGTGTTGAAGAAATTTGTACGGTAATTTAAGTAAAAGTGTGACGAGTTTGAAAAAAGTATTGAAAAAGTTTAATATTATCGCACAAATGGTGGAATTTAAACATTTAGAAGGGATGGTGAAAGAAATCCGTCATATTTGGGGTTGCATAGTGGCAAAATGAGTGTTACTATATTAACGAAGTTTGAATGTGGTCATAAAATAATTTTAAATTATTTAATAACTGAGTTCGGTTTATAATTATTGATTGTAAAATAATTTGTGATTGGTTTATGAATCTATTAGATGCCGTGTGGGACGGATTTAGATTTGGTGAATCAATATTTGAAAAGGCAGTGTGGCAAAAGTATTTGCCATAAATATAATTCCTTAAAGAAAAGAACTAGCAAAATTTGTTTTGTTAGTTCTTTTTGTGCATATTTTCATAAAGATGTAAAAAAATAGTACCTCGCATCAAGCCATGCGAGGTACCGGGCAAAAGGAAAAAAATTATATTAAGGTTTTACAAGAAGAGTATAACACAATTATTCGTACAAATCAATCACAATTAAAAAAAAGACAACGATTAAAATATAATCACATTCGAAAGAATAAAATAAGATGATTTTTAATAAAAAATATAGTATAATAAATGAGATAATAAGCAGGATTGAGAGAATTTTATAATAAAGTAGGTGGATCTATGGATAAGAAAGCAATTCAAAAAAACAGAGTCATGAGTTATTTTATTGATGCAGCAAATGAAATTATTCAAGAAGAAGGTATCGAAGCAGTTACAATTAGAAGAGTATCGGATATGGCAGGATTTAACAGTGCAACTTTATACAATTATTTTGAAAATTTAGATCATCTATTATTTTTAGCGTCGATGAAAACAGTTCAAGAATATCCAAAGAGAGTGTTAGAATATATTCAAAGAGCGGAGAATATAATAGAAAAGAATCTACTAATTTGGGAGTGCTTTTGTAAATTGAGCTTTGAAAGACCAAAAATCTATTATAGAGTATTCTTTTCAAAGCTAGCTCGTCCAACGAGTTTGTATGTTGAAGAGTACTATAGGGTTTATCCAAAGGATCACAGAGATTTGCATGGAGAGGTTCCGGATTTATTAGATGCTACTGATTTAAATAGACGAAACCACAAAATATTGAAACCAGGTATAGATGCGGGCTATTTCTTAGAGTCAGATCATGATGAAATAAACGATATGACTATGTTGATATATAAAGGAATGCTTATGAGAGTTATGGATCAAAATGAGGAATACAATTTAGAAGAGATAGTTGATACGACAGTTAGATACATTTCAAAGATTTACGATATATATAGAAAGAAATAATTAATTACACAATTCTTTCATAATATAACCATGAATCCGCGATCCATATAAGATATAATGAAGATGGAAAAGTGAGTAGAGGTGAAAAGATGAAACATATATATATTGTAGATGATGAAAAAAATATAAGAGACTTGATTAATATGTACTTAAACAAAGAAGGTTTTGAGACAAGTGTATTTGAAGATGGAACGGAAGTTTTAGAACACTTCGATGAGGATCAGCCTGACTTGGTGGTACTAGACATAATGATGCCTGGGATAGATGGATTGGATTTGTGCAAAAAAATCAGATCGCAAAGTGATGTTCCCATAATATTTGTTTCAGCAAAGGATGAGGAAATAGATAGGATATTGGGATTAGAACTAGGAGCGGATGATTATTTGGTAAAACCATTTAGTCCTAGAGAGCTAGTTGTTAGGATAAAAAACATATTCAAGCGAATAGATAAGGAAAGTTCTTCTGAGAGCGATTTAATTGAAATCAAAGACATAAAAATACATAGGACTAGAAGAACAGTCTTGACAGAAACAGGAGAAGAAATTAAATATACTAATAAAGAGTATGATTTGTTCGAGTATCTGGCAATAAATAAAAACATTCCTTGTACTCGTGAAAAATTGATAGAAGAAATTTGGGGTTACAATTATATTGGCGATACTAGAATGATAGATGACTTGATAAAACGTATTCGAAAGAAACTTAAAGATGCCAATTCGAAGTTAAGCATTTCCACCGTATGGGGGTATGGCTATAGAATGGATGATTAATTATGTTAAACATCAGAGGAATTGGAAAGAAAATACTATTTAGCTATTTGATGCTTTTGATTTTTGTGCTTGTTTTTACAAATGGTGTATTTTGGATATTATCTGAGACCTATCTTACAAATAAGACTCGAGAGAAGCTGATGGAGGAAGGATACCATGTGGCTAAAGTTTACAAAGAGACGAATTATAAGAAAGATGTGCTTGGAAATAGATTTGTAAATAGACGAAATTTTACTATTGCAGGTAAATTTATAGATTCTAATATACTTTTGCTAAATGAGAATCACGAAATCATATACACCGATATGGATGAGGCTATGATAAATTATTTCATAGGAAACGATTCAGAAGAAGAATTTGAGATAGAAGGTTACGAAACTGCTCATGTTTCAATTACAGATGAGAGTGATGAAAGTCTTCGAGGCCATGTTTTTTTGATTACAAAGAGAGAAGATATAGAGGAACTCGTGAATTTAAATCGAGAAAGCCTTACGATAAGTATAATGTTTTCTATGATATTTGCTATAATACTTGGAGTTCTGTTTGAAAAGAGTATCACAAGACCTATAAAACTTTTGCAGAAAAAGATGACAAAATTTGTTCCAGGGAAGCCACAAAAGATGGAAGCAATAAGAACTGGAGATGAAATAGAAAAATTAGATAAGTGTTTTAGCAAGATGACAAGCAAAATAGTTGAGATGGATAGGGCGAAGACAACTATTTTTCAAAATACTTCTCATGAGCTGAAGACACCACTGATGTCTATAAGAGGTTATGCTGAAGCTATAAAGGATGGTATAGCAGAAGGCGACACTGTAAATGAATGTCTCGACATAATTATCAAGGAGAGTATGAGGCTTACAACTACATTAGACGATTTAATTTATTTATCTAAAGTAGATGAGCTTTATGAATTCTACGATAAGAAGATGACTTATTTATCGGATAGTATTTATTCGTCGATAAAATCCGTCAAGTCAATAGCAGATGATGCTGGGATTGAGATTATATTTAACAGAAAAGCAGATCATTTTGGAAATTATGATGAGGATAAGATGATCAGGGCTTTTATAAATATATTGGGAAATTGCGTGAGATATGCAAATTCGTATATAGAAATTACTCTAGACAAGGGTAGAGAAGGGGTTTTCGTCAAAATAATTGATGATGGAACTGGATTTAAACTTGGAGAAGAACACAAGATTTTTGAGAGGTATTACAAAGGGAATAATGGTAATACGGGCCTTGGGTTATCGATAGTAAATTCTATCATAAGAGGACACAATGGAACGATTACTGCTCACAATAGAAGAGAAACTCAAGGTGCTATGTTTGAGATTCATTTGCCTAGGGTATAGGAAGATTAAGGAAGACGTTTGATATTATTAAATGTCTTTCTCTTGAAAAAATATTTTCAGAATATTTTGAAGGAATCGCTGGGGCGGCGTCGAATATATAAATATAGATCTAAAAAGTTTTTGATGGCTGCTTCAAATTTAAAGTTATTTGGGCACGCAGTTGCTATGAGTTTAATTTTTTGGAGGGTGATAGAGATGATAAAATTAATCGTGGGAGAAAAAGGAACAGGAAAGACTCAAAAATTAATGAAAATGGCTAATGATGATGTCAATGAGTGCAAAGGTAATGTTGTGTTCTTGCAAGCAAGCCACAAGCATGTGCTTGACTTACATCATGATGTGCGCTTGATTAATGCCATGGACTTCAATGTTGACAATATTGAATCGTTCCGTGGCTTTTTAAGTGGTGTAGTTGCGGGAAATTATGATATCGAAAAAGTTTATATAGACAAACTTTATCGAATGATGGAAATTAATGAAGATAATATTGAAAAAACATTTGAACTTCTCGATGAGCTATCTAAAAAGCATGATATAAAATTCACTGTTGGTTTAAGATACGCTGAGAAGGACCTTCCGGAAAAATATAAAGAGATGATGATTTAGCCATTTGGCTATGAGAACATAGTTATTCACTTAGATTAGTGTGAAATCGGGTTTCAAGTTTCAATTAGTATTTATTGAAATTTGAGACCCGATTTTGTTATATTATTTGATATGAAATTTTTTAAATCTTTTGCTCATTTATAAACATGAGACTAAACATTTCTTTGTCTAAAGCCTTTACGATTCGCTCGCATTTACACAAAAATACATAGTAAATATTTAGTCCACAATTCGAAAGAGTTTCGAAATTGCCCTGTCCTTTTGAAATAATGATGTCTGCAGATTCGACGAGTTTCCTATACTCGGGGCTAACTTCTTCTAAATCAGTTCCTGGTATAGCGGTTCCATTTTCTGCTATTTCTGCCCAATTATCGATACCTACTAATAACGCATCTTTTTTGAGTACATCATTTAGGATAGGTTTACCTCTAACTCCAAAATAAATTTTAAGATTAGGATATGTTTTAGACAAATATTCAACTAGAAGGCTGTCAAAAACTATTTCGCCACAGTTGTCACCTAGATAAACTAGAGTTTTGGCATTTTGAAGATCATTTTCGAAATCAGAGAACGTTTCTTCATCTATATCTTGTTTTAATACATCTTCTATTGTTGAGAAAACTAGCTCATCAGTGATATTTTTTAATGCACCAAAATCGATTATGTTTCCTGCAGCGGCGTATTTTAAATGTTCTTTTAGCGGCTCGCTAGATCGTTCTAATTTTGATTTAACCTCAGGTTTTAGAGCTAGTATAGCTTTGTTGAAATATTCTTTTTCGTCAAAGTAGGGATCATCTATGCCAAAATTTTCATTCAATAGGGCATTGATTTTAGCACTGATATAAGGTGCTGTTTTGTGAGATTTTGATGCGAGTATGAGTTCCATAACCTTTCTCATGAATTCATATTTTTCTTCTTTTGTTTTGTAATAACGATCGGCTATGCCATCGTATTTCTGAATCATGCAGCTGATACAATCCACATGACCGTGTAAATTAAGACCCATAATACTTCCTCCTCATTTTGGTGCTATACAAACGATAAACTACAAACATAGTATATCATAAAAAGCATATGCCAAAAACAAATTTGTTTAAGCATAAATATTTTTAAGATAGTAGGCGATATTAAAACTTTGGAATCAGGATGCTTATGCGATATAATAAAATGGAAAGGAGTGATATTATGATTACAGGAGATAGAAGAATAGCGATATATGAGACTTTATTGGAAGCAGATCTTCCCATGAAAGGCAGTACATTAGCTGAGATGTTCAAGGTGAGCAGGCAGGTTATAGTTCAAGATATTGCTGTTTTGAGAGCAGAAGGAAAAGAAATAATAGCAACTCCAGCAGGATATTTAGTGATGCAGATGGAAAAAAATGGACTTGAGAAAACAATAATATCTAAACACAATACATTGGAAGCATTGCAAAAAGAATTAGAAATAATAGTAGACCATGGTGCAAAGGTATTAGACGTAATTGTGGAGCATCCTATTTACGGTGAAATAAAGGGCAGATTGATGCTCACAAATCGAATAGAAGTGAATGCGTTTATAGAAAAAATAAAAAAAGAGGGGGCAACCCCACTTTCAAAATTAACAGATGGCCTCCACTTACATACGCTCTGGGTGCCAGATGAATCTACATTTAATAAAATTGTTGAGTCGCTAAAGGACTTTACAAAGTAATTTAAAGTTCTAATTTTATTTTGTCAATAGCAGACAATAAGTATCTACCAGTAATACCTATAAACAGACCAGTAGGAATAGCAATTACGAGTAATACTGGGAGGTAGTAAGCTATTTTTAAATTTTCAATTACAAGTGCAGCTACACATACTTGACCTACATTGTGCATAAGTGCTCCAAGTATACTAACGCCTATCATAGAGAAAAATTTTCTAGATAGAGCCATTGTTAGAAGCGCTAATAATCCACCAGCCAAGCTATACCAAAGCATCGCAAAGTTTCCGAAGAGAAAAGAAATCAAAAATATTCTTCCAAGCAATATGCTAAAGGCAGGTTTGAATCCAAATTTGTATAGGACAATTAGAGTAACTAGGTTAGCAAGCCCTAACTTAGCCCCTGGAATAGCTACAGGAAGAGGGATAAGCTGTTCTATAAAACTTAAGACCATAGCTTGAGCAATGAGAATAGAGAAAAATACAAGTTTTTTTGCAGACATAGATATACTTCCTTTCTAATTAATACGCACTAGCGTCTACTTCTGATTCAACAGGTTTATCACCAACAATATCTACAAAAACTTGATGAGGAAGGCAGACAAGTGATTCGCCAGCATTACTTATGGCGTGGCTATCGACGCAAACTTGATCTGGACAGTCAGCTTCTATCATGTTTACTATGCCATCTTTTATGGTAACGATATTTTTACCGAAAGCAGTTTCTATAGTAAGTGTTTTTTCTAGATCAGCAGTCAGTGGGTGAGTGTAATAGAGACTATCCTCTACATATATTCTTACAACGAGATTTTCTGTATTGGAATTGCTTATACGCCAAAAGCTGAATATTCCACCAGCTAAAATCAATATAGCAATAATTAGTATTAAATCATTTTTTTTCATTATAACCTCCTAAAATATAGGTATGTACCAATATCTTTACATTATTGTATATCCATATTGATGATACACATTGCTTTTATATAATTCAAGACTTTGACACAATTATATCATAAAAAGAAACAAAACACTTTTTGTAAATAAGAGAAGTGTTTTGTTTTTTTTGTTAATGAGAGATTAAATGATGAAAAATTGATTTTTGTTGATAATAAATAGTAAATGTGATATATTCAAACTTGACAAGTGACAAGACAGAAGAAAGAAACAGAGAAAGAACGTGGAGAGGAAGTGCTAGTATGAGAAATTATATTGTCAAAGTATTAAATGGGATGGCATTGGGACTATTTGCATCATTGATAGTTGGCCTTATAGTTAAGCAAATAGGTAGTTTGATGGGTGTAGAATGGTTAATAAATTTTGGGCAGATAGCACAATGGTCTATGGGAGCAGCAATAGGAGTTGGCGTTGCACATAGTGTGGAAGCATCTCCTCTTGGTATGTTTGCTTCAGCTGTTACAGGTATGATTGGTGCAGCTGTAATAAATATGGGTCAAAATCCTATAGTAATAGGTCCAGGTCCTGGAGAACCTGTAGGAGCACTTATAGGTGGTCTTGTTGGTGCAGAGATTTCTAAAATTCTTCAAGGGAAAACTCCATTTGATATAGTTGTAGTACCTATGGGAACTATAATTGTAGGAGGAGCAGCTGGACATTTTATAGGACCTTATGTTTCAGCTATGATGAGAGCTCTAGGCGGAGTTATAAATATGATGACAGAATTACAGCCATTACCTATGGGAATATTGGTTGCGGTATTGATGGGAATATTTTTGACACTTCCAATAAGTAGTGCAGCAATAGCTATTTCGCTCGGATTAAGTGGACTTGCTGCGGGTGCGGCAACTGTTGGATGTGCATGTCAGATGATAGGGTTTGGGATATCTAGCTATAGAGAGAACAAGGGCGCTGGGCTGATATCACAGGGGCTTGGAACATCAATGCTTCAGATAGGAAATATAGTTAAAAATCCATGGATTTGGATACCGCCAATATTGGCATCGGCAATACTTGGACCAATGGCTACTGTTGTATTTAAAATGGAAAATGTGCCAACTGGCGCTGGAATGGGAACCAGCGGCCTAGTTGGACAATTTGGAACTATTGCAGCTATGGGTTCAGCTGGCTTTATGGGAGTGCTAATACTGCATTTTATAGCCCCAGCAATACTGAGCTTGTTTTTCTCAGAGTATCTTAGAAAAAAAGGTAAAATCAAATTAGGGGATATGAAATTGGGTTAACTTAAGCTGCTTTTAACTCGACAAGATCATTTAAAAATATTCGCTTTTGATAGAATACTGCAAGAATCATGCAGAGTAAATCTGATAGTGGAAGTGAAAGCCAAATACCAGTTACACCCATGAATTTTGGTAAAACTAGTGCAAGGGGAATAAAGAATACAATTTGTCTAGAAATAGCTATGACTCCAGCTTCTTTGCCCTTGCCTAGACCGATAAAGAAATTGAGCACAGTTGCAAAGTATACATACAAGAAGAATATACTAGTGAATAATCTAAATAAGTTGACATTGTCAGCTACTAATTTTGGATCTGGAATAAACCAGCTAAGTATATTTTCTGGGAAGACCATAAATAAAATCCAAACAGAAACTGAAATTAGAGAACCAATGAGAGTAAACTGCTTAAATGCATTTTTTACCCTATCGTATCTACCTGCTCCATAATTTACACCTACCACAGATTGAAGCCCTTGACCTATACCCCAAACAGCCAAATAGGCGAACATAAAGACTCTGTACGAACCGCCCATTAGTGATACGTGGTCGTTTCCACCATAGGCCTGAAGTGAATTAAATAATATGATTTGCTGAACCATAGCCATAACGCACATAAGCATCTGTGAAAAACCAACTTTGAAAATTTCTGGAAGTACATCTCTTTCTACTCGAAGTTTGATTTTGTTTAGAGAAATGATGCTTCTACCCATTCCAAAATAAACAAATTGAGTAATCATAAGCAGATATTGAGATATTATAGTTGCAATAGCTGCACCTTCTATTCCGTAGCCAAGTGTTTTTATAAATATAGGGTCTAATATGATATTTAGTATGCTAAATGTACCCATTATAATCATGGCATCTCTCATTTTTCCTTCTGCTCTAAGTAGAAAATTCATAGCAGGACCTAGTGCTGCAGGGATGAAACCAATGAGTAGTATTTTGAGATATCTTACACCTAATTCATGTGTTAATCCTTTGCCACCGACAAAGCGAACGATAGAGTCTGTATTAAAAGCTACAAATATTGTGAATAGACCAGAAATCAATACGAGTAGAACTATCATATTCCCAAGCAATTTATCTATTTTGGCTTGATCTTTTTTTCCCATAGCAATGGAAAGTACGGACATAGAGCCACTGCCTATTAGAGTCAATAGTGCTTGATTAAAAAGTACTACAGCATACATTAGAGCCACTGCCCCAACGGCTTCTTTTCCAACGAGTTGACCTACAAATATTGCATCAACAAAATTATATAGTCCTATTACAACCATACCAATCATGCCTGGTATTGATAATTTGAAAAATAAACTTTTCAAATCACTAGTCAAAAGTTTTTCTCTTTCTTGCATATAAAAATCTCCTTTCAAAGTTATATTGGTGTACAGAGTGAACGAAGCGCGCAAATGTTTGTTATTGATTATCATTATCAAAGGGTGGTTAAAAAATTTACCGTGCAAAACACGGTAATTTAAACTAAAAATTTTAAATTAAAGTTTTTTTGGTTCGATATATTTGTGAAATTACGATTTAGAATACTTCCTGCTGATTTCTGAGTTCATCTGAAAAATAACCCATATATCCGTAAAATAGAAAATAAACACACTCGACCACTCTTTCCTTTACAATTTCTTTGGAAAGTCCATTTTGTAGTCCTCCGATTATTAAATCCATATACATTCTAGCTGAAGTTCTAACTATAAAATCCGGAACAGGTTTTTTCAAGAAGCCATTTTGAGTATTGGTCATTTGATCGTTTACTTGTTGGCTCATAGTGCTTTGTAGGTCTATGATTTTTTGATCATAATTTTCGAAAATAGAGCCCTCAGATTTGGAGAACAATATCATAAACTCGTCTTGATAATTGTAAATAACATCCACAAATTCATGAAAACGAGCGACTTCAGCTGAAAATAGCCAAGAATTTTTATCTGCCCAAGTTTTCTCTTCAAAAGCGACATCCAATAAATTTGTATAAGAATCTATAGCATTTTGAACTGTAGCTTTGAATAAATCATCCTTATTTTGAAAATAATTATATATATTAGCAGTGGATACGGATGAATTTTTTGCAACCTGCCTCATAGATGTGTTTCGAAATCCAAATTCCATAAATAACGATTTTCCAGAATCTATAATTTGCTGTCTTATAGTATCTTTTTTTATCTGCACGCAACTACCTCCTATTAACAAACGATGTTCGTTTTTGATTATATAATGATAATCATTATTAGTCAATGGGGTTTTTAAAATAAATTTAAGATAATTTATGATTTGAATATGATAGACTAGAGTTAGGGGGTGAAATGATTATGAAGAAAAAAATTAATATGTGGATTTTTGCTATGATGCTGGTTTTAGTAGCGAGCATAGGTTTTCGCGCATATTTGAGCATAAGTGAGCCAATGACGTTAAAGGGTGAGCATTTTATTTACT
Encoded here:
- a CDS encoding transcription repressor NadR, which gives rise to MITGDRRIAIYETLLEADLPMKGSTLAEMFKVSRQVIVQDIAVLRAEGKEIIATPAGYLVMQMEKNGLEKTIISKHNTLEALQKELEIIVDHGAKVLDVIVEHPIYGEIKGRLMLTNRIEVNAFIEKIKKEGATPLSKLTDGLHLHTLWVPDESTFNKIVESLKDFTK
- a CDS encoding Gx transporter family protein translates to MSAKKLVFFSILIAQAMVLSFIEQLIPLPVAIPGAKLGLANLVTLIVLYKFGFKPAFSILLGRIFLISFLFGNFAMLWYSLAGGLLALLTMALSRKFFSMIGVSILGALMHNVGQVCVAALVIENLKIAYYLPVLLVIAIPTGLFIGITGRYLLSAIDKIKLEL
- a CDS encoding NusG domain II-containing protein — encoded protein: MKKNDLILIIAILILAGGIFSFWRISNSNTENLVVRIYVEDSLYYTHPLTADLEKTLTIETAFGKNIVTIKDGIVNMIEADCPDQVCVDSHAISNAGESLVCLPHQVFVDIVGDKPVESEVDASAY
- a CDS encoding PTS sugar transporter subunit IIC: MRNYIVKVLNGMALGLFASLIVGLIVKQIGSLMGVEWLINFGQIAQWSMGAAIGVGVAHSVEASPLGMFASAVTGMIGAAVINMGQNPIVIGPGPGEPVGALIGGLVGAEISKILQGKTPFDIVVVPMGTIIVGGAAGHFIGPYVSAMMRALGGVINMMTELQPLPMGILVAVLMGIFLTLPISSAAIAISLGLSGLAAGAATVGCACQMIGFGISSYRENKGAGLISQGLGTSMLQIGNIVKNPWIWIPPILASAILGPMATVVFKMENVPTGAGMGTSGLVGQFGTIAAMGSAGFMGVLILHFIAPAILSLFFSEYLRKKGKIKLGDMKLG
- a CDS encoding MATE family efflux transporter encodes the protein MQEREKLLTSDLKSLFFKLSIPGMIGMVVIGLYNFVDAIFVGQLVGKEAVGAVALMYAVVLFNQALLTLIGSGSMSVLSIAMGKKDQAKIDKLLGNMIVLLVLISGLFTIFVAFNTDSIVRFVGGKGLTHELGVRYLKILLIGFIPAALGPAMNFLLRAEGKMRDAMIIMGTFSILNIILDPIFIKTLGYGIEGAAIATIISQYLLMITQFVYFGMGRSIISLNKIKLRVERDVLPEIFKVGFSQMLMCVMAMVQQIILFNSLQAYGGNDHVSLMGGSYRVFMFAYLAVWGIGQGLQSVVGVNYGAGRYDRVKNAFKQFTLIGSLISVSVWILFMVFPENILSWFIPDPKLVADNVNLFRLFTSIFFLYVYFATVLNFFIGLGKGKEAGVIAISRQIVFFIPLALVLPKFMGVTGIWLSLPLSDLLCMILAVFYQKRIFLNDLVELKAA
- a CDS encoding TetR/AcrR family transcriptional regulator, which gives rise to MQIKKDTIRQQIIDSGKSLFMEFGFRNTSMRQVAKNSSVSTANIYNYFQNKDDLFKATVQNAIDSYTNLLDVAFEEKTWADKNSWLFSAEVARFHEFVDVIYNYQDEFMILFSKSEGSIFENYDQKIIDLQSTMSQQVNDQMTNTQNGFLKKPVPDFIVRTSARMYMDLIIGGLQNGLSKEIVKERVVECVYFLFYGYMGYFSDELRNQQEVF